A genomic segment from Actinoplanes sichuanensis encodes:
- a CDS encoding GNAT family N-acetyltransferase: MDVVVRELDGPSELTAAARLYRSVFGYTQPEYGVSPRLLAALRENSGSVIGALDPAGTMIGFCFGFSAVDRGELYHYSQAAVVDAAAQGLGIGRRLKQAQAQTARGTGARTMRWTFDPYALRNAHFNLNVLGATGIRFLPDYYGGGTDRVLVSWDLWHARKPGVPAGTLESPATDRAAQRSGLERHFATGARWTGVTHDADRVTCTFENDES; encoded by the coding sequence ATGGACGTTGTCGTGCGGGAGCTGGACGGGCCGTCCGAGCTGACCGCGGCCGCCCGCCTCTACCGTTCCGTCTTCGGCTACACCCAGCCGGAGTACGGGGTCAGCCCGCGCCTGCTCGCCGCCCTGCGGGAGAACTCCGGGTCGGTCATCGGCGCCCTCGACCCGGCGGGCACGATGATCGGCTTCTGTTTCGGGTTCTCCGCGGTCGACCGCGGCGAGCTCTACCACTACTCACAGGCGGCGGTGGTCGACGCGGCGGCGCAGGGCCTCGGCATCGGGCGGCGCCTCAAACAGGCCCAGGCGCAGACCGCGCGCGGCACCGGGGCACGGACCATGCGGTGGACCTTCGATCCGTACGCACTGCGCAACGCCCACTTCAACCTGAACGTGCTGGGCGCCACCGGGATCCGGTTCCTGCCCGACTACTACGGCGGTGGCACCGACCGGGTCCTGGTCAGCTGGGATCTGTGGCACGCCCGCAAACCGGGTGTACCGGCCGGCACGCTCGAGTCCCCGGCCACCGACCGGGCCGCCCAGCGCTCCGGCCTGGAACGGCACTTCGCCACCGGCGCCCGCTGGACCGGCGTGACCCACGACGCCGACCGGGTCACCTGCACGTTCGAGAATGACGAATCGTGA
- the menC gene encoding o-succinylbenzoate synthase translates to MELRRVRLPLVHRFRTSSHAKRSLEHIIVTLTSTDGAVGWGETASPSGPYYSAETVDSCWAVARSFLAPLVLDTGWEHPSELAAVMARVRGNHFARAGFDTAAWALWSQVSGVPLAEALGGDRARVEAGVSLGIEPTVDELLEQVARRVGEGYRRVKLKIAPGWDVTPVRAVRTAFPAVPLHVDANGAYPVDEVAVFRQLDHLGLLMIEQPYAPRALVDHAALQAVLETPLCLDESIEEVDDLVTALRLRAGRIVNIKVSRMGGLTAAVRAHDLALAHGIPVWCGGMHEFGIGRAANVALSSLPGFTLPSDVSGSAKYYARDITTAPIVCTDGWVEVPTTAGLGYTPDLPFLTSQTLDHHTTAR, encoded by the coding sequence GTGGAACTGCGCCGTGTCCGGCTGCCGCTCGTCCACCGGTTCCGGACCAGCTCCCACGCCAAACGCTCGCTCGAACACATCATCGTCACGCTGACCAGCACCGACGGGGCCGTCGGATGGGGCGAGACCGCCTCGCCGAGCGGGCCCTACTACTCGGCCGAAACCGTGGACAGCTGCTGGGCGGTGGCCCGGTCGTTCCTCGCGCCGCTCGTGCTCGACACCGGCTGGGAACATCCGTCGGAACTCGCCGCGGTCATGGCCAGAGTGCGGGGCAACCACTTCGCCCGAGCCGGATTCGACACGGCCGCCTGGGCGCTGTGGTCCCAGGTGTCCGGGGTGCCGCTGGCCGAAGCGCTCGGCGGAGACCGGGCCCGGGTCGAGGCCGGCGTGTCCCTCGGCATCGAACCCACCGTCGACGAACTGCTCGAACAGGTCGCCCGGCGAGTCGGCGAAGGCTACCGGCGGGTCAAACTCAAGATCGCACCCGGCTGGGACGTCACCCCGGTCCGTGCGGTCCGGACCGCGTTCCCCGCCGTGCCGCTGCACGTCGACGCCAACGGCGCCTATCCGGTCGACGAGGTCGCCGTCTTCCGGCAGCTCGACCACCTCGGGTTACTGATGATCGAGCAGCCGTACGCGCCACGCGCCCTCGTCGACCACGCCGCCCTGCAAGCCGTCCTGGAAACCCCGCTCTGCCTCGACGAATCCATCGAAGAGGTGGACGACCTGGTCACCGCCCTCCGATTGCGGGCCGGCCGGATCGTCAACATCAAGGTCTCCCGGATGGGCGGCCTCACCGCGGCGGTCCGCGCCCACGACCTGGCCCTGGCCCACGGGATCCCGGTGTGGTGCGGCGGCATGCACGAGTTCGGCATCGGCCGTGCGGCGAACGTGGCGCTCAGCTCCCTGCCCGGCTTCACCCTGCCGTCGGACGTGTCCGGTTCGGCCAAGTACTACGCCCGCGACATCACCACGGCCCCGATCGTCTGCACGGACGGCTGGGTCGAGGTGCCCACCACGGCTGGTCTCGGCTACACCCCCGACCTGCCGTTCCTGACCTCGCAAACCCTCGACCACCACACCACCGCCCGGTGA
- a CDS encoding response regulator transcription factor, with product MSARVLVVDDQPNIVDLLQTVLAFHGFTVDTAGTAEAAVASAADHRPDLVLLDVMLPDGDGLEVCRRLRAGGMTGGIIFLTARDGRTDQVSGLAYGGDDYVTKPFDVEVLLARVRAVLRRVPAGADGAIAVLSYAGLVLDPETLAVTRNGEPLTLSPTELRLLRYFLTNPGRVLSRAQILDAVWDCGSGNVSNVVDTYVGYLRRKLDRHGPPLIVTHRGFGYALRADR from the coding sequence ATGAGCGCCCGTGTCCTCGTCGTCGACGACCAGCCCAACATCGTCGACCTGCTGCAAACCGTGCTGGCCTTCCACGGTTTCACCGTCGACACCGCCGGCACCGCCGAGGCGGCCGTCGCGTCGGCCGCCGACCACCGGCCCGACCTGGTGCTGTTGGACGTGATGCTGCCCGACGGCGACGGGCTGGAGGTGTGCCGGCGGCTGCGCGCAGGTGGGATGACCGGTGGGATCATCTTCCTCACCGCGCGTGACGGGCGTACCGATCAGGTGTCCGGTCTGGCATACGGCGGCGACGACTACGTCACCAAGCCGTTCGACGTGGAGGTGCTGCTGGCCCGGGTGCGGGCGGTGCTACGCCGGGTTCCGGCCGGGGCAGACGGTGCGATTGCGGTGCTGAGCTACGCCGGCCTGGTCCTCGACCCGGAGACCCTGGCCGTCACCCGCAACGGCGAGCCGCTGACGCTGTCGCCGACCGAGCTGAGGCTGCTGCGATATTTCCTGACCAATCCGGGGCGGGTGCTGTCCCGGGCACAGATCCTGGACGCCGTGTGGGACTGCGGTTCCGGCAACGTGTCGAACGTCGTCGACACATATGTGGGCTATCTGCGGCGCAAACTCGACAGGCACGGGCCACCATTGATCGTCACCCACCGCGGTTTCGGGTACGCGCTGCGAGCCGACCGGTGA
- a CDS encoding ABC transporter permease encodes MNSAEILRFALRGIAANKLRSILTMLGILIGVAAVILLVAVGNGSAKSIASRIEALGTNTLTVMSTSRGSGGLTMRIAESLDDPAVAPDVRSVSPVVSTSATLTYEGAEHEISSFVGTTPSWFAASNFPVATGAIFTADDEAQARRVVVIGQTVAEELFSGVDPVGRQVTVGGALFTVTGVLAEKSSSGFQDSNDTAVAPIGAVRQVLAGYGSLSSILVEAADPSMVDTVQSEISTILDRRLDSDAYRVQNASQLLETQTETADTFTTLLGAVAAISLLVGGIGITNIMLVTVTERTREIGIRKALGAPRRVILSQFLIEATLLSVIGGGLGVAAAVIGSRFSIVGVQPVIVPSSVVLALGVSVLIGLFFGGLPAARAARLRPIDALRYE; translated from the coding sequence GTGAATTCTGCGGAGATTTTGAGATTTGCTCTGCGGGGGATCGCGGCGAACAAACTGCGCTCGATCCTCACCATGCTCGGCATCCTGATCGGTGTCGCCGCCGTCATCCTGCTGGTCGCGGTCGGCAACGGCTCCGCCAAGTCGATCGCCTCCCGGATCGAGGCGCTCGGCACCAACACGCTGACCGTGATGAGCACCAGCCGCGGCAGCGGCGGCCTCACCATGCGGATCGCCGAGTCCCTCGACGACCCCGCGGTCGCGCCGGACGTGCGGTCGGTCTCCCCGGTGGTCAGCACCTCGGCCACCCTCACCTACGAGGGCGCCGAGCACGAGATCAGCTCGTTCGTCGGCACCACACCCAGCTGGTTCGCCGCCTCCAACTTCCCGGTCGCCACCGGCGCGATCTTCACCGCCGACGACGAGGCGCAGGCCCGCCGGGTGGTGGTGATCGGGCAGACCGTGGCCGAGGAGCTGTTCTCCGGCGTCGACCCGGTCGGCCGGCAGGTCACCGTCGGCGGCGCGCTGTTCACCGTGACCGGGGTGCTGGCGGAGAAGAGCTCGTCCGGGTTCCAGGATTCCAACGACACCGCGGTCGCCCCGATCGGCGCGGTCCGGCAGGTGCTCGCCGGATACGGCTCGCTCAGCTCGATCCTGGTCGAGGCGGCCGACCCGTCGATGGTCGACACCGTCCAGTCCGAGATCAGCACGATCCTCGACCGGCGACTGGACTCCGACGCGTACCGGGTGCAGAACGCCTCCCAGCTGCTGGAGACGCAGACCGAGACCGCCGACACGTTCACCACCCTGCTCGGCGCGGTGGCCGCGATCAGCCTGCTCGTCGGCGGCATCGGCATCACCAACATCATGCTGGTCACGGTCACCGAACGGACCCGGGAGATCGGCATCCGCAAAGCCCTGGGCGCGCCCCGGCGGGTGATCCTCTCCCAGTTCCTGATCGAGGCCACCCTGCTCAGTGTCATCGGCGGTGGGCTGGGCGTGGCCGCCGCGGTGATCGGCAGCCGCTTCTCGATCGTCGGGGTGCAGCCGGTGATCGTACCCAGCTCGGTCGTGCTCGCCCTGGGCGTGTCCGTACTGATCGGGCTGTTCTTCGGTGGTCTGCCCGCCGCCCGTGCCGCCCGCCTGCGCCCGATCGACGCCCTCCGCTACGAATGA
- a CDS encoding ABC transporter ATP-binding protein, producing the protein MSRPVLDVREITKIYGEGDTEIRALDDVSLAVERGEYVAVMGSSGSGKSTLMNILGCLDVPTTGTYLLDGVDVGSLSDAQLALARNRLIGFVFQAFNLIPRTSAVANVELPLAYSGMKAAERRRRAMFSLDLVGLADRAEHEPSRLSGGQQQRVAVARALVTEPALLLADEPTGNLDSHATEEVLAVFDDLNAAGRTIVLITHEDEVAARAGRLIKLFDGRVTCDSRQEPSGRHAAAGV; encoded by the coding sequence ATGAGCCGGCCGGTCCTGGACGTACGGGAGATCACCAAGATCTACGGCGAGGGCGACACCGAGATCCGTGCCCTCGACGATGTCAGCCTGGCGGTCGAGCGGGGCGAGTACGTGGCGGTGATGGGTTCGTCCGGCTCCGGCAAGTCGACGTTGATGAACATCCTGGGCTGCCTGGACGTCCCCACCACGGGCACCTACCTGCTGGACGGGGTGGACGTCGGCTCGCTCAGCGACGCCCAGCTGGCCCTGGCCCGGAACCGGCTGATCGGGTTCGTCTTCCAGGCGTTCAACCTGATCCCGCGGACCAGTGCCGTGGCCAACGTGGAGCTGCCTCTCGCGTACTCCGGGATGAAGGCCGCCGAACGGCGCCGCCGGGCGATGTTCTCGCTGGATCTGGTCGGTCTCGCGGACCGGGCCGAGCACGAGCCGAGCCGGCTCTCCGGCGGCCAGCAGCAGCGGGTCGCGGTGGCTCGCGCGCTGGTCACCGAACCGGCGCTGCTACTGGCCGACGAGCCGACCGGCAACCTGGACAGTCACGCCACCGAGGAGGTGCTCGCCGTGTTCGACGACCTGAACGCGGCCGGCCGCACCATCGTGCTGATCACGCACGAGGACGAGGTGGCTGCCCGGGCCGGCCGCCTGATCAAGCTCTTCGACGGCCGGGTCACCTGCGACTCCCGGCAGGAGCCGTCCGGACGACACGCAGCGGCGGGGGTTTAG
- a CDS encoding M20/M25/M40 family metallo-hydrolase → MSPATLDALHRYTLCESPTGDPRSLAALAEVLDADAARAGFHTARETHPTGDHLIWSLPARGVSGDPILLLSHYDTVWPVGTLATMPWSVDGDVLRGPGVYDTKAGLAALLSAAGEIKDQDHPEVRVIVVADEEIGSPSAGDLVRAEAARARAVLGLEPPHPGGDLKTGRRGSTRARIQVTGVEAHAALDPEAGASAIDELVDQLILIRSVVADRPVLLNTGTIAGGGRTNVVAGQAHADLGLRFSDPADEEAVLGALDRLRPVRDRASVATRLLSHRPTWRPGPAGADLLDRIRVIAAGIGRQVDGRPADGAADTNTAGALGHPTVDGLAPRGGGAHARTEWVSVAGIAERTALLAALLTGL, encoded by the coding sequence ATGTCGCCAGCCACGCTCGACGCCCTGCATCGGTACACGCTGTGCGAGTCGCCCACCGGGGACCCCCGCTCGCTCGCCGCCCTGGCCGAGGTCCTCGACGCCGACGCCGCCCGGGCCGGTTTCCACACCGCCCGCGAGACGCACCCGACCGGGGATCACCTGATCTGGTCGCTGCCCGCCCGCGGCGTGAGCGGTGATCCGATCCTGCTGCTCAGTCACTACGACACGGTCTGGCCGGTGGGCACGCTGGCGACGATGCCGTGGTCGGTCGACGGCGACGTGCTCCGCGGGCCGGGCGTCTACGACACCAAGGCGGGCCTCGCCGCGCTCCTTTCGGCGGCGGGTGAGATCAAGGATCAAGACCATCCGGAGGTACGGGTGATCGTCGTCGCCGATGAGGAGATCGGCTCGCCGTCCGCCGGTGACCTGGTGCGCGCGGAGGCGGCCCGGGCACGCGCGGTGCTCGGGCTGGAGCCACCGCACCCGGGCGGCGACCTGAAGACCGGCCGTCGCGGCAGCACCCGGGCCCGGATCCAGGTGACCGGGGTGGAGGCGCACGCCGCCCTCGACCCGGAGGCCGGGGCCAGCGCCATCGACGAACTGGTCGACCAGCTGATCCTGATCCGGTCGGTGGTGGCGGACCGGCCGGTGCTGCTGAACACCGGGACGATCGCGGGTGGCGGCCGCACCAACGTGGTCGCCGGGCAGGCGCACGCCGACCTGGGGCTGCGGTTCTCCGACCCGGCCGACGAGGAGGCGGTGCTCGGCGCGCTCGACCGGTTGCGCCCGGTCCGGGACCGGGCGTCGGTGGCCACCCGGCTGCTGTCACACCGGCCCACCTGGCGTCCCGGCCCGGCCGGCGCCGACCTGCTGGACCGGATCCGGGTGATCGCCGCCGGGATCGGCCGACAGGTCGACGGTCGGCCCGCCGACGGTGCCGCCGACACCAACACCGCCGGAGCGCTCGGCCACCCCACGGTCGACGGCCTGGCCCCACGTGGGGGTGGCGCGCATGCCCGTACCGAATGGGTCTCCGTCGCCGGCATCGCCGAGCGGACCGCCCTCCTCGCCGCCCTTCTGACCGGTCTCTGA
- a CDS encoding LmeA family phospholipid-binding protein gives MRKRLILGVVAGLLLVTTVITDRVTASAAAGRLTERLRCAAGLSSDPSVSFGGFPFLSQLALGTFDSIRVAADDVPAGRYRVGVEATATGVRLPDGGAVRADSLKATITIGYDLLRAAGATDGSTPTAVAGLLDEVTADDSGHLLFSATRTLFGRKIPVTVIATPEISGGELTVRPVEVEVPSAGLRLPATRFGALKQLPSAGLPELPGGLSWTGVTATPDGLRLSVEGTGLTTDTLAAGSSARCGSPGGTA, from the coding sequence ATGCGAAAACGTCTGATTCTCGGTGTCGTGGCCGGTCTTCTGCTGGTCACGACAGTCATCACCGATCGGGTCACGGCCTCGGCCGCGGCCGGCCGGCTCACTGAGCGGCTGCGCTGCGCCGCCGGCCTGTCGTCCGACCCGTCTGTCTCGTTCGGTGGTTTCCCGTTCCTGAGCCAGCTGGCCCTCGGCACCTTCGACAGCATCCGGGTCGCCGCCGACGACGTGCCGGCCGGGCGTTACCGGGTGGGTGTCGAAGCCACCGCGACCGGCGTGCGGCTTCCGGACGGCGGCGCGGTTCGGGCCGATTCCCTCAAGGCCACCATCACCATCGGGTACGACCTGCTGCGCGCCGCAGGAGCAACGGACGGCTCCACCCCGACGGCGGTCGCCGGGCTGCTGGACGAGGTCACCGCGGACGACTCCGGTCACCTTCTGTTCTCCGCCACCCGGACGCTGTTCGGCCGGAAGATCCCGGTGACCGTCATCGCCACCCCGGAGATCTCCGGCGGAGAGCTGACCGTCCGGCCGGTCGAGGTGGAGGTGCCGTCGGCCGGGCTGCGCCTGCCGGCCACCCGGTTCGGCGCGCTGAAGCAGCTGCCGAGTGCCGGCCTGCCCGAACTCCCCGGCGGACTGTCCTGGACCGGGGTCACCGCCACCCCCGACGGCCTGCGCCTGTCGGTCGAGGGCACCGGCCTGACCACGGACACCCTTGCGGCCGGGTCCTCGGCGCGCTGCGGCTCCCCCGGTGGCACGGCATGA
- a CDS encoding sensor histidine kinase, whose translation MSGRRSLRFSLVAGVAGLTAAALVITWVTAAVALRSYLMERADEQLAAAAVLVRQRAALISGPTGAELRSAVSVTDYLIEFRRADGHTVRLVGGTPLPGTPLLDRVRPDDTGPQTVAGDYRVRVVPVGNGTVLVGLPLAPVRDTVTRLAWVAAVTAVLVLALLTVLARWLVIRRLRPLDEIAATAGAIAAGDLDRRVGAPEPGSAAARTEVGRLSVAVDGMLARIQAAMVVRERSEQRMRAFVADASHELRTPVTSISGYLQLVRTGVVDLSTRPDVLRRIEEEATRMGTLVDELLYLARLESDPPARRDPVDLAGLIGDAAADARAVEPDRPVEVSVAGPVTVPGDEGVLRRVLANLLSNVRAHTPPGTAVLVSAVPSGGRVRVTVADEGPGMPADQAGRAFERFWRADPSRAGTDGAGLGLAIVAEAVRAHGGATGIDVGGPGLTVWFEIPI comes from the coding sequence GTGAGCGGCCGCCGGTCGCTGCGGTTCTCGCTGGTCGCCGGGGTGGCCGGGCTGACCGCGGCGGCGCTGGTGATCACCTGGGTGACAGCGGCGGTGGCGCTCCGGTCGTACCTGATGGAACGCGCCGACGAGCAACTCGCCGCGGCGGCGGTGCTGGTCCGGCAGCGGGCCGCGTTGATCAGTGGCCCGACTGGCGCCGAGCTCCGGTCGGCGGTGTCGGTCACCGACTATCTGATCGAGTTCCGCCGCGCCGACGGGCACACGGTTCGCCTGGTCGGCGGCACCCCACTGCCGGGCACGCCGCTGCTCGACCGGGTCCGGCCGGACGACACCGGGCCGCAGACGGTGGCGGGCGACTACCGGGTACGGGTGGTGCCGGTCGGCAACGGCACGGTGCTGGTCGGGCTGCCGCTCGCCCCGGTCCGGGACACCGTCACCCGGCTGGCGTGGGTCGCCGCCGTCACCGCCGTGCTGGTGCTCGCGCTGCTCACCGTCCTGGCCCGCTGGCTGGTGATCAGGCGGCTGCGCCCGCTCGACGAGATCGCCGCCACCGCCGGGGCGATTGCCGCAGGTGATCTGGACCGCCGGGTCGGCGCGCCGGAGCCGGGTTCGGCGGCGGCCCGCACCGAGGTGGGGCGGCTGTCGGTGGCCGTGGACGGGATGCTGGCCCGGATCCAGGCGGCGATGGTCGTGCGGGAGCGGTCCGAGCAGCGGATGCGGGCGTTCGTCGCGGACGCCTCACACGAGTTGCGTACCCCGGTGACGTCGATCAGCGGCTACCTGCAACTGGTCCGGACCGGTGTCGTCGACCTGTCCACCCGCCCCGACGTGCTGCGGCGCATCGAGGAGGAGGCCACCCGGATGGGCACCCTCGTCGACGAGCTGCTGTACCTGGCCCGGCTGGAGTCCGACCCGCCGGCCCGCCGGGATCCGGTCGATCTGGCTGGGCTGATCGGCGACGCGGCCGCCGACGCCCGGGCCGTCGAGCCGGACCGGCCGGTCGAGGTGTCGGTCGCCGGGCCGGTGACGGTTCCCGGTGACGAGGGGGTGCTGCGACGGGTCCTGGCGAACCTGCTCAGCAACGTCCGGGCGCACACCCCGCCGGGCACGGCGGTGCTGGTCAGCGCGGTGCCGTCGGGCGGCCGGGTCCGGGTCACGGTCGCCGACGAGGGCCCGGGGATGCCCGCGGACCAGGCGGGCCGGGCGTTCGAGCGGTTCTGGCGGGCGGACCCGTCGCGCGCCGGAACCGACGGCGCCGGGCTCGGCCTGGCCATCGTCGCCGAAGCGGTCCGCGCCCACGGCGGCGCCACCGGCATCGACGTGGGCGGGCCGGGTCTCACAGTGTGGTTCGAGATTCCCATCTGA
- a CDS encoding MurR/RpiR family transcriptional regulator: protein MTTHRSTPSERFDRNVQRRSAHVLKQRVLEQQREEFDKALAWAAEQDAIERAAALIVSARRRYLLGYGKSLAYASMLATDLSAGLSGVHLVGDGSLRALDVLSDVRQGDLLVAVSMSRYRRETVDVAAAYVRHGGDLVLITDAEDAPLTTVATTSIVIGTGSASYANSPTSVMLALHLLATLTIASSKGAGRRLHLRDELAAELGLYAEDHDQD, encoded by the coding sequence GTGACGACCCATCGCTCCACCCCGTCCGAACGGTTCGACCGCAACGTCCAGCGCCGATCCGCGCACGTCCTCAAACAGCGGGTCCTCGAACAGCAGCGGGAGGAATTCGACAAGGCCCTGGCCTGGGCGGCCGAACAGGACGCCATCGAACGGGCGGCCGCGCTCATCGTCTCGGCCCGGCGCCGATACCTTCTGGGGTACGGCAAATCGCTCGCCTACGCGTCGATGCTGGCCACCGACCTGAGCGCCGGACTGTCCGGGGTGCACCTGGTCGGCGACGGATCGCTGCGCGCCCTCGACGTGCTCAGCGACGTCCGCCAGGGCGATCTGCTCGTCGCCGTGTCGATGTCCAGATACCGCCGGGAGACCGTCGACGTCGCCGCCGCCTACGTCCGGCACGGCGGTGACCTGGTCCTCATCACCGACGCCGAGGACGCCCCGCTCACCACGGTCGCCACCACGAGCATCGTGATCGGTACCGGGAGCGCCTCCTACGCGAACTCGCCGACCTCGGTGATGCTGGCCCTGCATCTGCTCGCCACCCTGACCATCGCCAGCTCGAAGGGCGCCGGCCGTCGCCTGCACCTCCGCGACGAACTCGCCGCCGAACTGGGACTCTATGCGGAGGATCATGATCAAGATTGA
- a CDS encoding DUF3040 domain-containing protein gives MLNDDDRRTIAELERRIHLSDPDFAARMAGPPREVPFPVIAVLCAALFILVPPVMLLFGWPGLIVVLDLFVAGVVVVLVRRHLRR, from the coding sequence ATGCTGAACGATGACGACCGGCGCACGATCGCGGAACTCGAACGCCGGATCCACCTGAGTGACCCCGATTTCGCCGCGCGGATGGCCGGCCCGCCCAGGGAAGTGCCGTTCCCGGTGATCGCGGTGCTGTGTGCGGCCCTGTTCATCCTGGTCCCACCGGTGATGCTGCTGTTCGGCTGGCCGGGCCTGATCGTGGTGCTCGACCTCTTCGTGGCCGGTGTCGTGGTCGTCCTGGTCCGCCGCCACCTGCGCCGCTGA
- a CDS encoding MMPL family transporter, with translation MSAARTGTRTHLLFAGIGRAAVRRPWWTITGWVLCTVTVAALVIVFGRPTDDDTTLPGSSAQRGRDLLAEHFPGTDGATGSVILRSPDGPLNTAATAEAVTRIEAIGHVTSVTPPSVAAGSLTADGSTGYLSVQFDVGPRDLESGLTGEVLDAARAATGPGVEVLPGGALARTEPDTRRSEAFGLGVALVVLVLAFGGLVAAGLPLLTALFTLVSGLGLIGLAGHLTAVPAVAGTIATMIGLGVGVDYALFMITRYRALLAAGTPVPDAVTAMVASSGSAVAFAGGTVVVALAGLTISGVPVLVTLGWTAGLIVLVAVTAAVTLLPALLTVLGPHIHALRIPRPPSPPDSRPGGQKAPTPPDTGPGDQGEPGGRRAPTADQASAWGRLADRVTRRPWPYALVSVVLLLVVAAPVTGMTLGQTDAGDEPAGTAGRAGYDVLAEAFGPGVNGPLTVVAELTPPGGASDPRVAGLVGAVGGVPGVARAHPARVSGDGRVVSVRVVPATGPGDPATVGTVAALERVAVSGTRVFVTGPTAVKAALAERVGARMPYVIGLVVVLAALLVLIAFRAPVVAVKAAVMNLFSVAAAYGVLTAVFQWGWGVTLVGLDGPVPIESYVPMLLFALLFGLSMDYEVFLLTAVRESWDVTGDNRRSVRDGLAGTGMVITSAAVVMVCVFASFVLSPSPVVKMTGLGLAVAVAIDATVIRGLLVPASMALMGRANWWAPRRSDRHVHEVAAVQDAAEGVQRNALGL, from the coding sequence ATGAGCGCCGCCCGCACGGGCACCCGCACCCACCTGCTGTTCGCCGGCATCGGCCGGGCGGCCGTGCGGCGGCCGTGGTGGACGATCACCGGATGGGTGCTGTGCACGGTGACGGTGGCGGCCCTGGTGATCGTGTTCGGCCGGCCCACCGACGACGACACCACGCTGCCCGGCAGCTCCGCCCAGCGGGGCCGGGACCTGCTGGCCGAGCATTTCCCGGGAACCGACGGGGCGACCGGCTCGGTCATCCTGCGCTCGCCGGACGGCCCGCTGAACACGGCCGCGACGGCCGAGGCGGTGACGCGGATCGAGGCGATCGGGCACGTGACCTCGGTGACCCCGCCGAGCGTCGCCGCCGGTTCGCTGACCGCCGACGGGTCCACCGGTTACCTGTCCGTCCAGTTCGACGTCGGGCCCCGTGACCTGGAAAGCGGACTGACCGGCGAAGTGCTGGACGCGGCGCGGGCGGCCACCGGACCGGGTGTGGAGGTGCTTCCGGGTGGCGCGCTGGCCCGGACCGAGCCGGACACCAGGCGCAGCGAGGCGTTCGGCCTCGGGGTGGCCCTGGTCGTGCTGGTGCTGGCCTTCGGCGGGCTGGTGGCGGCCGGGCTTCCACTGCTGACCGCGCTGTTCACGCTGGTCAGCGGGCTGGGCCTGATCGGCCTGGCCGGCCATCTCACCGCGGTCCCGGCAGTGGCCGGCACGATCGCCACCATGATCGGGCTGGGGGTCGGCGTCGACTACGCCCTGTTCATGATCACCCGCTATCGGGCGCTGCTGGCCGCCGGCACACCGGTCCCGGACGCGGTGACCGCCATGGTCGCCTCGTCGGGCAGCGCGGTGGCCTTCGCCGGCGGCACCGTGGTGGTGGCCCTGGCCGGCCTGACCATCTCCGGGGTGCCGGTCCTGGTCACGCTCGGCTGGACCGCAGGTCTGATCGTCCTGGTGGCGGTGACCGCCGCCGTCACTCTGCTGCCCGCCCTGCTGACCGTCCTCGGCCCGCACATCCACGCCCTCCGGATCCCCCGCCCGCCGTCGCCACCGGACAGCAGACCCGGCGGCCAGAAAGCGCCGACCCCACCGGACACCGGACCCGGCGATCAGGGCGAACCCGGCGGCCGGAGAGCGCCGACGGCGGATCAGGCGTCGGCCTGGGGGCGCCTCGCCGATCGGGTCACCCGGCGGCCTTGGCCGTATGCGCTGGTCAGCGTGGTCCTGTTGCTCGTGGTGGCGGCGCCGGTGACCGGGATGACGCTGGGACAGACCGATGCGGGGGACGAACCCGCCGGAACCGCGGGGCGGGCCGGCTACGACGTGCTGGCCGAGGCGTTCGGGCCGGGGGTGAACGGGCCGCTCACCGTGGTCGCCGAACTGACGCCGCCCGGCGGGGCATCGGATCCGCGGGTCGCCGGGCTGGTGGGGGCGGTCGGCGGCGTTCCCGGGGTGGCCCGGGCACACCCCGCCCGGGTCTCCGGCGACGGGCGGGTGGTGTCGGTGCGGGTGGTCCCGGCGACCGGGCCGGGTGACCCGGCGACCGTCGGCACGGTGGCCGCGCTGGAACGGGTGGCGGTGTCCGGCACACGGGTGTTCGTTACCGGTCCCACCGCGGTCAAGGCGGCGCTGGCCGAGCGGGTGGGGGCGCGGATGCCGTACGTCATCGGGCTCGTGGTCGTCCTGGCCGCTCTCCTGGTGCTGATCGCCTTCCGGGCCCCGGTGGTCGCCGTGAAGGCGGCGGTGATGAACCTGTTCTCGGTGGCGGCCGCTTACGGGGTGCTGACCGCCGTGTTCCAGTGGGGCTGGGGTGTCACGCTGGTCGGGCTCGACGGGCCGGTGCCGATCGAGTCGTATGTGCCGATGCTGCTGTTCGCGTTGCTCTTCGGGCTCTCCATGGACTACGAGGTCTTCCTGCTGACTGCGGTCCGGGAGTCGTGGGACGTCACCGGCGACAACCGGCGGTCGGTGCGGGACGGGCTGGCCGGCACCGGGATGGTGATCACCTCGGCCGCCGTGGTGATGGTCTGCGTGTTCGCGAGTTTCGTCCTGAGCCCGAGTCCGGTGGTGAAGATGACGGGTCTCGGGCTGGCGGTGGCGGTGGCGATCGACGCGACGGTGATCAGGGGGCTGCTCGTCCCGGCGTCGATGGCGCTGATGGGGCGGGCCAATTGGTGGGCGCCACGCCGGTCAGACCGCCACGTCCACGAGGTCGCCGCTGTTCAGGACGCCGCGGAGGGCGTACAGAGGAACGCCCTTGGTCTGTAG